TTTTACCGGCCGGAATGTACCATCGCTTTACCCTCGATTCGGATAATTACATTAAGGTATTTACGATACATGCATACCCCTCTTCACTTCTTTGATCCAACACACATGAAGGACACAAAAAACACCCACAGACACATGAAGAGAGCGAGGGATCTAGATTTGGGCCTTCTGAGGTTATTGCAGCTGTTTCATATTCAGTGGaagaatgaattttctaatcagtagaaagaattttttattactCTCTGCTAAGTGATCTTTTCTATAGGCTATGCGACTGTTCGTTGGTGATCCAGTTTGGACCCCATTCAATCGTCCTCATGACCATTTACCTGCAAGGTATTGATCTATCCCTTCCTTCTAGTCGCTTACATCTCCAGTTTCTCTGATGTTTCTCAGACAACATACTGCTGTAAAGTCTTAGAGAAGAATTCTTCCTTGCAGGAAACAGTACCTTCAAGCTTTTGTGCAGAAGGAACGCAGTGATCATGCTGTTGATGCCGCGGCTTAATGTGTGTAGCCCTGTTTGGCTTCATGAGATACAAATACTGAAGTATCCCATAATATGTGGTTTCTCAGCTTGAATAATCTGTTTGGACTTGACTTGGCTCATATAGGACACTTGTTATGCTTATGGTTACGTGGTTTCCAATCTGTATCGGCTACATTGCTTGGTCCTTGTGGATAGACAGACAAATAAAACTGGTTGTGCGACTTATGCTTTGggacttttttctattttgttgacATTCTAGTTGGCGATTTGTCCCTCAATTATCTTCAGTTTTTCTGGGCATAAACCCAGTTTGAATTTTGTTTCCCACCGGGGGTTTAGCAAAGATGAGGCCGTGAAGCGTGTTGATGCGATAAAATGGTCAACCGCGAGCATTGCGCATGTGGACTATCGATTTTTTATTATCTCCTCTGTTGGGCTAGTCAAGCTTAGAAATGTGTGCACTTTGCTTGTTGGCATCTGGAAATTCTTGTGGAGGCAAGTTTGCGGCACGCCCTCGACAAGCAATAATCTGTACGTGTGAGAAATCCCATGTCTGAAGTCCGAGTTGGACTTTCTCTTCCTAATTCGGGTGCCCACCGTGGACAAACTCCGAACATACGAAATGGGAAATCTCCCATTGGAATGTGGATGTCCGCCGCGGTGTATTTGGATGTTGTACTTCCGTCACACTTTGAAAACTCTGAGCGCTTCTGTCCGATTCAAGTTCTCACATGCTTTGATTCGGGTCAAATTTTGTCaatgggctcaaactcgagacataatctTCAACACTAAGGCTACGTTTGGTCGTTCGGATTTACGGtaggataggattggataagataggataagaaatcttgGGATTTGGTTATATCCTATCTACTGTTTGATAAactgcggatttaaagtcgaatattctcatatcctatcatattctgtatttggtagaaaccgtatatcaatataaatgacatatatgcccctacgtgatgctcatgaaatgtTCCAATcttattactaaaaaaataactttctcatacacaaaaaaaacttgaaaatatacacattttattagattttcaaacctctttgcaaaaaaaataaataaaatgaaaatataaacaaatgagataagaaagttgtcaccattttaaaaattaacttttatatgatgcataagagaaatcatatccgaccttatcctaccctctcccctcggatttttttatccaggttatatcccctctatatccgacattatactatctgGAACATTTATCAAACATGATATAGGATAAAATATATTCTATTCCGATTTTTATACAaatgaccaaacgcagcctaattgCATGCCCAAAATAGGATTTCCTAGGATAAAGGCAGAGCAAGTCAACCCAATTTGGATTACAGGTTCATCAAGCTGCGGTTCTTAACCTAATGACAAGTTCAAAATTCTCTCTCAACCCACTTTTAGCGCATTTTATTTACCCGGCCATCACATTTGCTTGCGGACGATAATCTGGCTTTGAAGTTCAAACTATGCTGCTTCACTCGAAATCGTATATGTGTGTTCTCATTTTGGCTTCATTAAACGCAATCCAGACCCGGTTTTGACACACTAGATTAAGTCAACATGTCGGATTCGATCAAAGGATTATTGTCCATGCCACGGATTAGGATAGTTGCTCGAAATTTATTTCTGCTTACTTAACCTCCCAAGAGGCTTTATCGAGCAAGATTTGAATTCAAGACCTTCTGAGGTCGCTAATTGATTTGCCAACTCGGTCGGACTGGTTTCGATGTTTTATGGGGTCGGTCCACCTCTACTCCTTACCTAGTAAGTGGCCCATCTTTCAGTGAGGCTTCTGATTGGTATCCATTGTGTCTCGAGGCCCAACCACAAACGCAGAAACTTCCCCTCCCAAATTCTTGTGTCCGCGTAGCTCAGTCGCCTTCGCCTTCCCAGTTCCAACTTCCAACTCTCCAGTGTTGCAGCGCTAGTGCCTTGTACGGACCGTGGAGGTATGTATGGCTTCTGATGCTCGTTTCGAGTCTTCATATGGGTGTGCTTCTTGATTTTCCGCCATCACTTGGTTTTAATACCTGTTCCTCCGATCACGTTAATGCCAAGAGTTTGCGGGGTTTTGTTCCCAATTTGTCCATGCGAGTGCAGCACTAGTTCGTCTCTTGATTTGGGTTCTTCGGCTAATGTTACCATGCGTTTTCGGGCCCAGTTCGTTCTTTAGGATGTAGTTCTTATGCAATTCCGGGTTGGAGGATGAGAATCGATGGTGATGTTTTTTGTTGACTCCGATGCCTGCAAGGTGTTCGACCATATTCCTATGAGAGCTTTGGTGTTATGTTTTTGCCCACTTGaggggagagaaagaagagctGTGGAGCCTCAGATTCTTAGGTTGGCGATGGCGCAGTTCGGATCTTTGGTTTCAAACAACAAGGATAATTTTGCATAGTTTTCCCATGAACAGAGCCAGTACCGCGAGCTTGCTACTCTTGCTACATTTTTCTGATCAACCTCTctatttccttttaatttttcccctcaaatttcaTTGAAGTGAATATTCTagtcataaaaaaaagtggaaTGGTTCTCAGATGGGAGCTTGAACTTTTACTAGCTCTAGCTGTTGTGTGTCTGGAAATGCGTGCAAATTGCTTGAGGAGAGATGGGATCAAGAAAAGGACAATGACTAAATATAATACAATGTTTGAGACTATGTCCTATTCCACATCTTAAATACAAAGAGACACAGAAAGTGTTTAGGCTTCTTGCTCTATGGTGCATGCTTTAATTTTTAACAACCTAGAATCAAGTATTGAATAATCAAGAAGCATCTCAAGTTACTCTATAGTGATTGTATCACTAGATTGAAGAATTCAATCTATATGTGGCCTTGCCTAGTAATGTATTGTTAGTTTAACCATGTTTTGCACTGGTTCTTCTCATGGTGTCCTGCAAATGAATCTAACTGGTTCCTTCTGAAACTTTTCTAGTTTCTCAATTATTCATGTGTATAAGCTCTGTTCTATAATTCGTcaagttgaaaaatcaaggaGATAGTGATTGGTGGGATATCTGTTATTTACCCAATCATGTaatattttgcttttctttggcATCCTCTTTGTGTGttttgttatgcatgggtgtgCGTGTGTTCATTCTAGTTGTTCATTCATCGCTGTCTGGGGTTTGTCATGGAAAAACTAATTTTGATGTCCCCTTCAGGGTAGCTGAGAAAGGGGAAAGCATGAATGCCTTCAAAGCTTACAAGGCTTGTGTGCCGATTGCATGGAGCCCTAACTTGTACATAACCCTGGTTAGGGGCATTCCTGGAACCAGAAGACTTCACAGGCGTACATTGGAGGCGTTGCGGCTTCGCAAGTGTAACCGAACTGTTATGAGATGGAATACCCCTACCGTCAGAGGAATGTTGCAACAAGTAATGATTAGTCAGTTACTGCATTTTGGTTTTGTTTATCAACATTTTTTGCTTACTTGAAGAATCTATTACATGAGTAGGTAAAGAGGCTAGTCGTGGTTGAAACAGAAGAGATGTTCAAAGCCCGGAAAGAGAAGGCGGCAAACCACCGAGCCTTACGTCCACCGTTGGTCATAAGTCATCTGCCTGCCCCAGATTGCAGTTCTTAAAAGCAAAACTTGTCCTCTTAGGTCAGATCTTTTTCCAATGTTGTTTCATCAGACACTACAGTTTCTAAATGTGTTATTGGATAGGAATCCTTTGGTTGTAATAGTTCCAACATGATTGAGTGGTTTATTCAAAGATATGTTTTGCTGTGAGTTAATTAATCAATGATTGGTACATATCTGATGGTAGTGAAATAAAGGGGGGGAGAGAGTTCAAAATCTGGGTCCATGAAATCATACTTTCGCCCTCTGGACagtacaaaaaaatgaaaggtgGACAAAATCGCTGATAAATATTGCAATGGGTGATTGCACGTAACATTCTCCAGATATATGTAGTTGCTGAGTTGGTGAATTTCCACCGTTTTACTTGGAAGGGTACAAACTGAAGTTTGATTTAGTTTTGTTTGCAAAATCTGTTACTTTGGGAATTCTGCGTCCTCATCTAAGGATGATCCGAATTCGCTAAATCCGTCTTATTGTTGTTGCTTCGTTTTACTTGCTTCTGAAAGCCTGAGATCCTTCTGATTTAGGTATTATCTTCGTTCACCCATAGTCATCTGAGTCTCATCGTGATCCCATTGGCAAAGGTGCTTGTGGCTTATTAGTCTGCAATTACAATCTCATAAACTGGCGCTTCTTTACTTCCACTTCATACAAATCGTTGTTTCTTCTCAAAGAGGGAGTTTTCTTCAATGTATGCTCCATGTTGAATAACCCATTAAAATATTCTTTCAGAAAATGATCTACAGTATGACAAACTTAAATGTGAGATCTAACCAAGACGGGATTGGGCACAGTTTTGTATTTAGAGGATGCTTCACTTTATATATGCTTCTGAGGATCACATTCTGATCTACTTTCCCGAGTATATAACTCTAATTCGAAAAATCTACACAAGTGTTCCTCCCTCAACATATTCAGTGAAGGCCAGCGCAACTAGTCCTAACATTGCGAACCTTCCGTTCCACAACTCAGCATCGGAAGTCATAAACCCATCAGACTTTGACTCGGCCGTGACTCCTTGAAACAACGGAACCAAAGATGCCAACGAGAGCAGAATGCTCGTCCCGATGAACCACAAGATGCCACCATCACTGATCTGAGCGAACAAGTCCGGGCCTTTGGATAGTTCAACCGTAATGGCCGCAACAAAGCCTATCATCGCGAGTCTGCCATTGATCCTCTCTGGCGCCGGCCCGCTGAACGCGAACAGATCTGTGAAGTTGGTGCTCACCTGTCAATGTAATCAGTTAGCCGTAGTTTACGCGAGGAGTAATTATTCATTTTGGTGAGCATGCACACCAGAATATGCGACTACTGCACTCGGCACAAAATTTAATCAGAATAGTATCACCAATTTAACTTCTCACTTAACATTTAGAAAACTTTAATCCAATAGTTTCAGCTCTTTGAGTAGATAACGCGGCACGTACAAGTAATGCCTCGTCAAAGCTCGTATTCATGTGATATGGGACTCTTTAAGCAAAAAATATACCTTTGATTTCGGTTTCAGGAATGGGATTGGCGTAGGTGATGAAGAAGGAATGTCGAAAGCTGGCGTTTCCGTGCTACCTTCCGGCTTGGTC
The genomic region above belongs to Rhodamnia argentea isolate NSW1041297 chromosome 6, ASM2092103v1, whole genome shotgun sequence and contains:
- the LOC115745557 gene encoding 50S ribosomal protein L30; amino-acid sequence: MNAFKAYKACVPIAWSPNLYITLVRGIPGTRRLHRRTLEALRLRKCNRTVMRWNTPTVRGMLQQVKRLVVVETEEMFKARKEKAANHRALRPPLVISHLPAPDCSS
- the LOC115745502 gene encoding early light-induced protein 1, chloroplastic-like isoform X4 — its product is MASANLMSSIPGSPRTAIHINSRRSVVRVLFPGNHVPRMSHRSGLRVKCMSEETKPEGSTETPAFDIPSSSPTPIPFLKPKSKVSTNFTDLFAFSGPAPERINGRLAMIGFVAAITVELSKGPDLFAQISDGGILWFIGTSILLSLASLVPLFQGVTAESKSDGFMTSDAELWNGRFAMLGLVALAFTEYVEGGTLV
- the LOC115745502 gene encoding early light-induced protein 1, chloroplastic-like isoform X1, producing MASANLMSSIPGSPRTAIHINSRRSVVRVLFPGNHVPRMSHRSGLRVKCMSEETKPEGSTGTPASDIPSTETPAFDIPSSSPTPIPFLKPKSKVSTNFTDLFAFSGPAPERINGRLAMIGFVAAITVELSKGPDLFAQISDGGILWFIGTSILLSLASLVPLFQGVTAESKSDGFMTSDAELWNGRFAMLGLVALAFTEYVEGGTLV
- the LOC115745502 gene encoding early light-induced protein 1, chloroplastic-like isoform X3 → MASANLMSSIPGSPRTAIHINSRRSVVRVLFPGNHVPRMSHRSGLRVKCMSEETKPEGSTGTPASDIPSSPSSPSTPNPSPKPKAKVSTNFTDLFAFSGPAPERINGRLAMIGFVAAITVELSKGPDLFAQISDGGILWFIGTSILLSLASLVPLFQGVTAESKSDGFMTSDAELWNGRFAMLGLVALAFTEYVEGGTLV